One genomic window of archaeon BMS3Bbin15 includes the following:
- the cas2_1 gene encoding CRISPR-associated endoribonuclease Cas2, which translates to MILVYDIGVERVNKVRGFLRQYLDWVQNSVFEGELTKSAFKKVTDELKEIIEPDLDTIIIYILRDEKFLEKKYIGEPKVKLSNII; encoded by the coding sequence GTGATTCTGGTTTATGATATTGGGGTGGAAAGGGTGAATAAGGTAAGAGGATTTTTAAGGCAATATCTTGACTGGGTACAGAATTCAGTATTTGAAGGGGAGCTTACAAAGTCTGCTTTTAAGAAGGTTACAGATGAGTTGAAGGAAATAATTGAGCCTGACCTGGACACTATAATAATTTATATTTTGAGAGATGAGAAGTTTCTGGAGAAAAAGTATATAGGAGAACCGAAGGTAAAGTTGAGTAATATTATCTAG